In Mus musculus strain C57BL/6J chromosome 14, GRCm38.p6 C57BL/6J, the following are encoded in one genomic region:
- the Ctsg gene encoding cathepsin G preproprotein: MQPLLLLLTFILLQGDEAGKIIGGREARPHSYPYMAFLLIQSPEGLSACGGFLVREDFVLTAAHCLGSSINVTLGAHNIQMRERTQQLITVLRAIRHPDYNPQNIRNDIMLLQLRRRARRSGSVKPVALPQASKKLQPGDLCTVAGWGRVSQSRGTNVLQEVQLRVQMDQMCANRFQFYNSQTQICVGNPRERKSAFRGDSGGPLVCSNVAQGIVSYGSNNGNPPAVFTKIQSFMPWIKRTMRRFAPRYQRPANSLSQAQT; this comes from the exons ATGCAGCCTCTCCTGCTCCTGTTGACCTTTATTCTACTCCAAGGAGATGAGGCAG GGAAGATCATTGGAGGCCGAGAAGCCAGGCCCCATTCCTACCCCTACATGGCATTTCTTCTGATCCAGAGTCCAGAAGGGCTGAGTGCTTGTGGAGGGTTTCTGGTGCGAGAAGACTTCGTCCTAACAGCAGCTCATTGCTTGGGAAG CTCCATAAATGTTACTCTAGGGGCCCACAACATCCAAATGCGAGAAAGGACCCAGCAACTCATCACAGTGCTCAGAGCCATCCGCCATCCTGATTACAATCCGCAGAACATCCGGAATGACATCATGCTTCTGCAG CTGAGGCGCAGAGCCCGGAGGAGTGGATCGGTGAAGCCTGTGGCTCTGCCTCAGGCCAGCAAAAAACTGCAGCCAGGGGATTTGTGCACAGTGGCTGGCTGGGGCCGGGTAAGCCAGAGCAGGGGAACAAATGTACTCCAGGAGGTGCAGCTAAGAGTGCAGATGGACCAAATGTGCGCCAATCGCTTccagttctacaacagccagacTCAGATCTGTGTGGGAAACCCGAGAGAAAGGAAGTCTGCCTTCAGG GGTGATTCTGGTGGCCCCCTGGTATGTAGCAATGTGGCCCAGGGCATCGTCTCCTATGGAAGCAACAATGGTAACCCTCCAGCTGTATTCACCAAAATCCAGAGCTTCATGCCCTGGATCAAAAGAACAATGAGACGCTTTGCACCAAGATATCAGAGACCTGCTAACTCCCTGTCTCAGGCACAGACCTAG